The Canis aureus isolate CA01 chromosome 24, VMU_Caureus_v.1.0, whole genome shotgun sequence genome includes a window with the following:
- the LOC144296140 gene encoding uncharacterized protein LOC144296140 isoform X3 — MGCCGCGGCGGCSSGCGGCGGCSSCGGCGGCGGCGGCGGCGGSCTTCRCYRVNCCPCCSGCCGCCCSVPVVCCCRRSCGCSSCGCSSCGCGKGCCQQKCCQQKCCCKKQCCS, encoded by the coding sequence ATGGGGTGCTGTGGCTGTGGAGGCTGCGGTGGCTGCAGCAGTGGCTGCGGAGGCTGCGGAGGCTGCAGTAGCTGCGGAGGCTGTGGAGGCTGTGGAGGCTGCGgtggctgcgggggctgcgggggcagcTGTACCACCTGCAGGTGCTACCGTGTCAACTGCTGCCCCTGCTGTTCtggctgctgtggctgctgctgcagTGTCCCCGTGGTCTGCTGCTGTCGCCGCTCCTGCGGGTGCAGCTCGTGCGGGTGCAGCTCCTGTGGGTGCGGGAAGGGCTGCTGCCAGCAGAAGTGCTGCCAGCAGAAGTGCTGCTGCAAGAAGCAGTGCTGCTCCTAG
- the LOC144296140 gene encoding uncharacterized protein LOC144296140 isoform X2 gives MSHSRASSQGATDGGRLGAPQLPLLGQPQGQHLPRAAATRAADGGSRCSPPFPTGCPCTRPCSQEVKTRPHFRVGDTQPEKKLPGSSGAAPARAAPAGAAAAADHGDTAAAPTAAAAAGAAGRAAAHPVAPAGGTAAPAAPAASTASAATAASAASAASAASAATAAATAASTATAPHGVSREDSGQVRRAIRRGRGGSDAAFRWGTPLYTSTTSQASALFTCLPSKDLTRPLPPFLVEVVVSYPC, from the exons ATGTCCCACAGCAGAGCAAGTAGCCAGGGAGCGACAGATGGGGGCCGGCTGGGGGCCCCACAACTACCCCTCCTGGGTCAGCCGCAGGGCCAGCACCTGCCAAGGGCAGCAGCCACCAGAGCTGCAGATGGAGGATCCAGATGTTCTCCACCTTTCCCCACTGGATGTCCCTGTACAAGACCTTGCTCGCAGGAAGTGAAGACTCGCCCACACTTCAGAGTAGGAGATACTCAACCAGAGAAAAAACTCCCAGGAAGCTCAG GAGCTGCACCCGCACGAGCTGCACCCGCAggagcggcggcagcagcagacCACGGGGACACTGCAGCAGCCCCCACAGCAGCCgcagcagcaggggcagcaggacGAGCAGCAGCCCACCCGGTAGCACCTGCAGGTGGTACAgctgcccccgcagcccccgcagcctccACAGCCTCCGCAGCTACTGCAGCCTCCGCAGCCTCCGCAGCCTCCGCAGCCTCCGCAGCCACTGCTGCAGCCACCGCAGCCTCCACAGCCACAGCACCCCATGGTGTCAGTAGAGAGGACTCAGGACAGGTGAGGAGGGCGATCAGGAGAGGTCGAGGGGGGTCTGATGCCGCCTTCCGCTGGGGGACCCCCTTATATACCAGCACCACAAGTCAAGCCAGTGCCTTGTTTACCTGTCTTCCCAGTAAAGATCTCACGAGGCCTCTTCCACCCTTCCTTGTTGAAGTCGTGGTCAGTTATCCTTGCTAA
- the LOC144296140 gene encoding uncharacterized protein LOC144296140 isoform X1, which produces MSHSRASSQGATDGGRLGAPQLPLLGQPQGQHLPRAAATRAADGGSRCSPPFPTGCPCTRPCSQEVKTRPHFRVGDTQPEKKLPGSSALLLAAALPAPTGAAPARAAPAGAAAAADHGDTAAAPTAAAAAGAAGRAAAHPVAPAGGTAAPAAPAASTASAATAASAASAASAASAATAAATAASTATAPHGVSREDSGQVRRAIRRGRGGSDAAFRWGTPLYTSTTSQASALFTCLPSKDLTRPLPPFLVEVVVSYPC; this is translated from the exons ATGTCCCACAGCAGAGCAAGTAGCCAGGGAGCGACAGATGGGGGCCGGCTGGGGGCCCCACAACTACCCCTCCTGGGTCAGCCGCAGGGCCAGCACCTGCCAAGGGCAGCAGCCACCAGAGCTGCAGATGGAGGATCCAGATGTTCTCCACCTTTCCCCACTGGATGTCCCTGTACAAGACCTTGCTCGCAGGAAGTGAAGACTCGCCCACACTTCAGAGTAGGAGATACTCAACCAGAGAAAAAACTCCCAGGAAGCTCAG CACTTCTGCTGGCAGCAGCCCTTCCCGCACCCACAGGAGCTGCACCCGCACGAGCTGCACCCGCAggagcggcggcagcagcagacCACGGGGACACTGCAGCAGCCCCCACAGCAGCCgcagcagcaggggcagcaggacGAGCAGCAGCCCACCCGGTAGCACCTGCAGGTGGTACAgctgcccccgcagcccccgcagcctccACAGCCTCCGCAGCTACTGCAGCCTCCGCAGCCTCCGCAGCCTCCGCAGCCTCCGCAGCCACTGCTGCAGCCACCGCAGCCTCCACAGCCACAGCACCCCATGGTGTCAGTAGAGAGGACTCAGGACAGGTGAGGAGGGCGATCAGGAGAGGTCGAGGGGGGTCTGATGCCGCCTTCCGCTGGGGGACCCCCTTATATACCAGCACCACAAGTCAAGCCAGTGCCTTGTTTACCTGTCTTCCCAGTAAAGATCTCACGAGGCCTCTTCCACCCTTCCTTGTTGAAGTCGTGGTCAGTTATCCTTGCTAA